A single Corynebacterium resistens DSM 45100 DNA region contains:
- the arc gene encoding proteasome ATPase, with protein sequence MTEPQSQQSQSPETLRELQIANRALGARNQKLADMLRASRAKLEEMNGRLENMAEPPSTYGTLLELNPQGHTAEVFTANRRMRLPVSPLVNKSTLQPGTTVRLGEGQVVVEAAGFSDSGDIAQVVEVVGKDRLIVADKVGEESVVKAASALAREIAAQEISTGDSVIVDRRAGWAFEAVQRTEISSLVLEEVPDVRYSDIGGLSTQIEQIKDAVELPFLHPEVYTQYGLRPPKGVLLYGPPGNGKTLIAKAVANSLAQHMTEGDTSYFLNVKGPELLNKFVGETERQIRQIFDQARRAASSGRPVIVFFDEMEALFRTRGTGVSSDMESTVVPQLLAELDGVEGVENVIIIGASNREELIDPAILRPGRLDVKIRVARPDQVAAVDILSKHLTASVPFDAALIAEHGSAAGAAAFLRERIAEKLFERSESHRYVTLHFADGGSRELYWGDFASGAMLANIVDRAKTAAIKDALRGQPGATDHGGMSIRHVDAAVEAEIEHNEDLPDTTNPAEWARIYGVSSRRVVDITIN encoded by the coding sequence ATGACGGAGCCACAGTCCCAACAGTCCCAGTCGCCGGAGACTCTGCGGGAGTTACAGATCGCCAACCGCGCTCTCGGTGCTCGGAATCAGAAGCTGGCCGATATGCTCCGCGCATCGCGCGCCAAGTTGGAGGAAATGAATGGCCGGCTTGAGAATATGGCCGAACCACCCAGCACTTATGGCACGCTGCTGGAGCTCAACCCACAAGGTCACACCGCGGAAGTATTTACGGCCAACCGTCGCATGCGATTGCCGGTGAGCCCGCTGGTCAACAAATCGACCCTCCAACCAGGCACGACTGTCCGCTTGGGCGAGGGGCAAGTGGTTGTTGAAGCCGCAGGGTTTAGCGATTCCGGAGATATCGCCCAAGTCGTCGAGGTCGTCGGGAAAGACCGCCTGATCGTTGCCGACAAGGTCGGGGAAGAAAGCGTAGTTAAGGCCGCCAGTGCGCTAGCGCGTGAGATTGCGGCGCAGGAAATTTCCACCGGCGATTCCGTAATCGTCGATCGGCGTGCAGGATGGGCTTTCGAGGCCGTACAACGTACCGAAATCTCCAGCTTGGTCCTCGAAGAGGTTCCTGACGTACGCTACTCCGATATTGGTGGCCTATCCACGCAAATTGAACAGATCAAAGATGCAGTTGAACTGCCTTTTCTGCACCCCGAGGTCTACACGCAGTACGGGTTGCGCCCGCCGAAAGGCGTGCTGCTTTACGGTCCACCTGGCAATGGCAAAACTCTGATCGCCAAGGCAGTGGCCAATTCGCTGGCACAGCACATGACTGAAGGGGATACGTCCTATTTCCTCAATGTCAAAGGCCCAGAGCTACTTAATAAGTTCGTAGGCGAGACCGAGCGCCAGATCCGGCAGATTTTCGACCAAGCCCGAAGAGCTGCAAGTTCAGGCCGACCCGTCATCGTGTTTTTCGATGAGATGGAAGCGCTTTTCCGCACCCGAGGCACCGGTGTTTCCAGCGACATGGAGTCCACGGTCGTTCCTCAGCTTCTTGCGGAACTCGATGGCGTAGAGGGCGTGGAAAACGTCATCATCATCGGCGCTTCCAATCGCGAAGAACTCATTGACCCAGCGATTCTGCGCCCCGGACGCTTGGACGTCAAAATCCGTGTAGCCCGCCCGGATCAGGTTGCCGCTGTGGACATTCTGTCCAAGCACCTCACGGCTTCTGTTCCTTTCGACGCCGCGCTCATTGCCGAACATGGTTCAGCCGCTGGTGCTGCCGCCTTTCTGCGAGAAAGGATTGCAGAAAAGCTTTTCGAACGCAGTGAATCCCACCGCTATGTCACGTTGCACTTCGCCGATGGCGGATCGCGCGAACTGTACTGGGGCGACTTTGCTTCGGGCGCTATGTTGGCCAACATCGTCGATCGTGCAAAAACAGCCGCGATCAAAGATGCGCTGCGAGGTCAGCCGGGCGCTACCGACCACGGTGGTATGTCCATCCGCCACGTAGATGCAGCTGTAGAGGCGGAGATCGAGCACAACGAGGATCTACCTGATACCACGAACCCCGCTGAGTGGGCGCGTATCTATGGTGTGTCCTCCCGTCGCGTTGTCGACATCACTATCAACTGA
- a CDS encoding tRNA (adenine-N1)-methyltransferase has protein sequence MAYSGKFTAGDRVQLTDAKRRHFTITLEPGASFFTHKGEIKHDDIIGQDEGTVVDSTAGGQYLCFRHLLVDHVLSMPRGAAVIYPKDAAQILVEGDFFPGATVLEAGAGSGAMSMWLLRAVGSTGKLISYEIREDHLAYAEQNVSEYMGGHPENWDLRLGDLKDVRKEDVGEVDRVLLDMLEPWEMLDTVKDILIPGGVFMTYVATVPQLMKVMEGIRETGCFTEPKAWESLVREWKVEGLATRPEHRMNAHTAFLILARRLADGVTAPRPQRRARR, from the coding sequence ATGGCCTATTCGGGCAAGTTCACCGCCGGTGACCGCGTTCAACTCACCGATGCGAAACGCCGTCACTTCACCATCACTTTGGAACCCGGTGCCAGCTTCTTCACCCACAAGGGTGAAATCAAGCACGATGACATCATCGGTCAAGACGAGGGAACGGTAGTGGATTCCACTGCTGGCGGGCAGTACCTATGCTTCCGCCACCTCTTGGTGGATCACGTGCTTTCCATGCCTCGCGGCGCCGCGGTGATCTATCCCAAGGATGCAGCGCAGATCCTCGTGGAAGGCGATTTTTTCCCGGGAGCCACCGTTTTGGAGGCGGGCGCTGGGTCCGGCGCTATGAGTATGTGGTTGCTCCGTGCGGTGGGTTCCACGGGCAAGCTCATTTCTTACGAGATTCGCGAGGATCACTTGGCTTATGCCGAGCAGAATGTCTCTGAATACATGGGCGGGCACCCCGAGAACTGGGATCTACGCCTCGGAGACCTCAAAGACGTGCGCAAAGAAGACGTTGGGGAGGTCGATCGGGTGCTGCTGGACATGCTCGAGCCGTGGGAGATGCTAGATACCGTCAAAGACATCCTCATCCCGGGTGGAGTCTTTATGACTTACGTCGCGACTGTTCCGCAGCTCATGAAGGTAATGGAAGGGATTCGTGAGACCGGTTGCTTCACCGAACCCAAGGCGTGGGAATCCTTGGTACGCGAATGGAAGGTCGAGGGCCTTGCCACACGCCCGGAACATCGAATGAATGCTCACACGGCGTTTCTCATTTTGGCTCGACGCCTGGCCGACGGAGTCACAGCTCCTCGTCCGCAGCGCCGTGCCCGGCGCTAG
- a CDS encoding YoaK family protein yields the protein MALVFTFVAGFIDSVGFIFLGGVFLSFMSGNTTRSATALVDGNHELMLLAGSCIVLFVIGVMLGALVRRLITRSRGLTFAREYVLALIAALLVAASLLIFCDLARVGVIVVSVAIGAMNSIFERKGEVSIPLTYMTGTLVKMGQRFVDAFFDGRHVFWLAHLALWTSLSLGAIAGAVAFRWCGISAVHIVTAIVLISTVANARVRAARRAKGLPV from the coding sequence TTGGCCTTAGTATTTACCTTCGTCGCCGGCTTCATTGACTCTGTGGGCTTCATCTTCCTCGGCGGGGTGTTTCTATCGTTCATGTCGGGCAACACCACCCGCTCGGCGACAGCATTGGTCGACGGCAATCACGAGCTGATGTTGTTGGCTGGTTCTTGCATCGTGTTGTTCGTCATTGGTGTGATGCTGGGTGCTTTGGTTCGACGCCTCATTACCCGTTCCCGCGGCCTCACCTTTGCACGTGAGTATGTACTGGCTTTGATTGCTGCGCTATTGGTTGCGGCCTCGCTACTGATTTTCTGTGACCTAGCCCGAGTTGGGGTCATTGTAGTCTCCGTGGCAATTGGTGCGATGAACAGCATCTTCGAGCGCAAAGGGGAGGTCTCTATCCCCCTGACGTATATGACTGGAACCTTGGTGAAAATGGGGCAACGGTTTGTAGATGCATTCTTCGACGGTCGCCATGTGTTCTGGTTAGCGCATCTGGCGCTGTGGACTAGCTTGTCATTGGGTGCTATCGCTGGCGCAGTTGCTTTCCGGTGGTGCGGAATCAGCGCAGTGCACATCGTGACAGCTATCGTGCTGATTTCCACGGTTGCTAACGCCCGCGTGCGGGCCGCGCGCCGGGCTAAAGGACTACCGGTCTAG
- a CDS encoding RecB family exonuclease, with protein MTTPDSAKRRAHLALSPSRAGDYKQCPLLFRLRAIDRLPEPKTVAQVKGTLVHAVLEDLHGLPRAERTYPAAVKMLKPKWAKMVEDDPELLELVPDSETHAYLVECRSLVKGYFYMENPEGFDAHECEKYINMMLPNGVPVRGFIDRVDIAPTGEVRVVDYKTGKKPLPRYSESAKFQMLFYALVWWRMTGEIPAQLRLMYLKVADDMVLNPSPAELQYFERDLETLWGAIKRDVETGEFTPRETKLCGWCHFQEICPQFGGTPPEYPRELAINLLP; from the coding sequence GTGACTACTCCCGATTCTGCAAAGAGACGAGCCCATCTAGCCTTATCCCCTAGCCGCGCTGGGGATTACAAGCAATGCCCATTGCTGTTTAGGCTGCGGGCGATTGATCGGTTACCGGAGCCCAAGACAGTGGCGCAGGTGAAGGGCACCTTGGTTCATGCCGTGTTGGAGGATTTGCACGGTCTGCCACGGGCGGAGCGTACGTATCCGGCGGCCGTAAAGATGCTGAAACCAAAGTGGGCGAAGATGGTAGAAGACGATCCGGAGTTATTGGAGTTGGTGCCCGATTCGGAGACTCATGCCTACTTGGTGGAGTGCCGCAGTCTGGTCAAGGGGTACTTCTATATGGAGAACCCTGAGGGGTTTGACGCCCATGAGTGCGAGAAATACATCAACATGATGCTTCCCAACGGAGTACCTGTCCGCGGTTTCATTGATCGGGTGGATATAGCGCCCACAGGCGAGGTACGAGTGGTGGATTATAAGACGGGGAAAAAGCCACTGCCCCGTTACTCTGAATCCGCCAAGTTCCAGATGTTGTTCTACGCTCTGGTGTGGTGGCGTATGACCGGCGAAATCCCAGCGCAGCTGCGCTTAATGTATCTGAAAGTGGCTGATGACATGGTTCTCAATCCCAGCCCTGCGGAGTTGCAATATTTCGAACGCGACCTCGAAACCTTGTGGGGTGCGATCAAGCGAGATGTAGAAACTGGCGAATTCACTCCGCGGGAAACAAAGCTGTGTGGATGGTGCCATTTCCAAGAGATCTGCCCTCAATTCGGAGGCACTCCCCCAGAATATCCGCGTGAGTTAGCTATAAACCTGCTTCCGTAA
- the aspA gene encoding aspartate ammonia-lyase: MTDTPVPSPSATDAESGRVVTSTDIITQAETHSQMARAAEKFRVEEDLLGKMEIPADAYYGIHTLRAVDNFQISRTTINMLPEFIRGMVMVKKATAIANREVGALEEHKAEAIIWACDQVLEEHRCMDQFPIDVFQGGAGTSVNMNTNEVIANLALEHLGHPKGSYDIINPNDDVNMSQSTNDAYPTGFRLGLHFAFDELIKHLDAVQRALDNKGREFSNILKMGRTQLQDAVPMSLGQEFHAFAANLAEEQLQLVRAQEHLREVNLGGTAIGTGVNTPPGYREAAVRALGEVTGLDILSARDLVEATSDCGAYVNAHSSVKRVAMKLGKICNDLRLLSSGPRAGLNEINLPPRQAGSSIMPAKVNPVIPEVVNQICFKVFGNDMTVTMAAEAGQLQLNVMEPVIAQCVFESVRLLARACNSLRTLCVVGITANKDVCREYVDNSIGIVTYLNPLIGHHNGDVIGKEAAKTGKSVRDLVLEKQLLDEETLENVLSADNLLNPKFQGKLYK, from the coding sequence ATGACAGACACCCCTGTCCCATCTCCTTCCGCTACGGATGCCGAATCGGGTCGCGTCGTCACCTCGACCGACATCATCACGCAAGCGGAAACTCACTCCCAGATGGCACGCGCGGCCGAGAAGTTTCGCGTTGAAGAAGACCTTCTGGGCAAGATGGAGATCCCGGCAGACGCCTACTACGGTATCCACACGCTCCGTGCGGTAGATAACTTCCAGATCTCGCGTACCACCATCAATATGCTGCCGGAATTTATCCGCGGCATGGTCATGGTAAAGAAGGCTACTGCCATCGCTAACCGGGAAGTTGGTGCCCTGGAAGAGCACAAGGCTGAGGCAATCATTTGGGCTTGTGACCAGGTGCTTGAAGAGCATCGTTGTATGGATCAGTTCCCCATCGACGTGTTCCAGGGTGGCGCCGGAACCAGTGTCAACATGAATACCAACGAGGTAATTGCAAACCTCGCGCTGGAGCACCTCGGGCACCCGAAGGGCAGCTACGACATCATCAACCCAAATGATGATGTCAACATGTCCCAATCCACCAACGATGCTTACCCCACCGGATTCCGTTTGGGTCTGCATTTTGCTTTCGATGAACTGATCAAGCACCTTGACGCTGTACAGCGCGCCCTCGACAACAAGGGACGTGAGTTCTCGAACATCCTCAAAATGGGGCGCACACAGTTGCAAGACGCCGTGCCCATGAGCCTTGGTCAAGAGTTCCACGCTTTCGCCGCAAATTTGGCTGAAGAGCAATTGCAGCTCGTGCGCGCTCAGGAGCACCTGCGCGAGGTCAACTTGGGTGGCACCGCGATCGGTACCGGAGTTAATACGCCTCCCGGTTACCGCGAAGCTGCGGTGCGGGCCCTAGGTGAAGTCACCGGCCTAGATATCCTGTCCGCACGCGATCTGGTCGAAGCAACCAGTGACTGTGGCGCCTACGTCAATGCGCACAGCTCCGTGAAGCGCGTAGCCATGAAGCTGGGCAAGATCTGTAATGACCTCCGCCTGCTGTCTTCCGGCCCGCGTGCTGGTTTGAATGAAATCAATCTGCCACCTCGACAGGCTGGTTCCTCCATCATGCCTGCGAAGGTCAACCCGGTTATCCCCGAGGTTGTCAACCAGATTTGCTTCAAGGTCTTCGGCAACGACATGACCGTCACCATGGCCGCAGAGGCAGGTCAGTTGCAGTTGAACGTCATGGAGCCTGTCATCGCGCAGTGCGTTTTCGAATCTGTTCGTCTGCTGGCTCGAGCCTGCAACTCGCTACGCACGCTGTGTGTCGTGGGTATCACGGCCAATAAGGATGTGTGCCGTGAGTATGTCGATAACTCCATCGGCATCGTGACCTACCTGAATCCGTTGATCGGCCACCACAATGGCGATGTCATCGGAAAGGAAGCGGCGAAGACCGGCAAGTCTGTGCGCGATCTGGTTCTGGAGAAGCAGCTCCTGGACGAAGAGACCCTAGAGAACGTCCTCAGCGCAGACAACCTGCTAAACCCGAAGTTCCAAGGCAAGCTCTACAAGTAG
- the hisG gene encoding ATP phosphoribosyltransferase, translating to MLRVAVPNKGSLSEAATEVLKEAGYSTRGDSKALTVLDEQNQVEFYFLRPKDIAIYIASGHLDIGITGRDLAADTREEVQELMGLGFGASTFRYAAPAEEEWSIEKLAGARIATSYPNLVRKDLNARGIEADVIRLDGAVEISIRLGVADAIADVVSTGRTLRLQGLKPFGEPLCVSEAVIVGRKGTEVTEDQRVLLRRMEGILHAKNYVMLDYNVAREKLQAVADITPGLSAPTVSPLANEKWVAVRAMVPRKDANPLMDKLSALGAEAILASDIRIARI from the coding sequence ATGCTACGCGTTGCTGTTCCCAACAAAGGTTCTTTGTCCGAAGCTGCTACAGAAGTATTGAAAGAAGCCGGTTATTCCACCCGCGGGGATTCAAAAGCGCTGACCGTTTTGGATGAGCAAAACCAGGTTGAGTTCTACTTCCTGCGCCCCAAAGATATTGCCATCTATATCGCCTCCGGCCACTTAGATATTGGCATTACTGGCCGGGACCTAGCCGCCGATACACGCGAAGAAGTTCAAGAACTCATGGGATTGGGCTTCGGGGCATCCACATTCCGCTATGCAGCCCCTGCCGAAGAGGAGTGGAGCATCGAAAAGCTCGCAGGTGCCCGTATCGCAACAAGCTACCCGAACCTTGTTCGCAAAGATCTAAATGCTCGGGGAATCGAGGCCGATGTTATTCGACTCGACGGCGCGGTTGAAATTTCTATTCGGCTCGGCGTCGCTGACGCGATCGCCGATGTAGTCTCAACCGGTCGTACCCTTCGGCTGCAAGGACTCAAACCTTTCGGAGAACCACTGTGTGTTTCGGAAGCCGTGATTGTTGGCCGAAAAGGCACCGAGGTAACCGAAGACCAGCGCGTGCTACTCCGACGTATGGAGGGTATCTTGCACGCCAAAAACTACGTGATGCTCGATTACAACGTGGCACGCGAAAAGCTTCAAGCTGTTGCTGACATTACACCTGGACTTTCCGCTCCAACCGTTTCGCCACTGGCCAATGAAAAGTGGGTTGCGGTGCGCGCAATGGTGCCACGCAAGGACGCCAACCCTCTCATGGACAAGCTCTCTGCTCTCGGCGCGGAGGCAATCCTTGCCTCGGATATACGCATCGCACGCATCTAG
- a CDS encoding phosphoribosyl-ATP diphosphatase, which produces MNDDKTFESLFAELAQRAADRPEGSGTVKALDAGVHFQGKKIVEEAAEVWMAAEYQSDDELSEEISQLIYWLQVVMIQRGLKPSDIYKFL; this is translated from the coding sequence GTGAATGATGATAAGACTTTCGAATCCCTCTTTGCTGAACTAGCGCAACGCGCTGCCGATCGACCGGAAGGTTCCGGTACCGTCAAAGCTCTTGACGCTGGAGTGCATTTCCAGGGAAAAAAGATTGTCGAAGAAGCAGCCGAAGTATGGATGGCTGCGGAGTATCAGTCGGATGATGAACTGTCCGAGGAAATCTCCCAGCTGATTTATTGGCTGCAAGTAGTCATGATCCAACGCGGGTTGAAGCCCTCGGATATCTACAAGTTCCTCTAA
- a CDS encoding HAD family hydrolase — protein MVVNIMKAILWDMDGTLVDTEPLWGIATYEMSEAMGRRISPEVRELTVGGTTENTVRLCANFADLHLSEDDVTHWVQWMFRRVGQLFDTKLPFRPGVTTVLQEALDAGIPMALVTNTARVLTDQALKTIGRRYFEVTVCGDEVSEGKPAPDIYYAASTQLGLHPDDCLVFEDSRTGMTAAYTAGCRVVGVPTDSDLDTPREVPLLRDLTGGEADLSAFNLGRVRNLYVNYPQR, from the coding sequence ATGGTTGTAAACATCATGAAGGCAATCTTGTGGGATATGGATGGCACCCTCGTGGACACGGAACCACTGTGGGGCATTGCAACTTATGAAATGTCCGAAGCGATGGGGCGGCGCATATCCCCTGAAGTACGTGAACTGACGGTGGGTGGCACCACCGAAAACACGGTGAGACTCTGCGCAAACTTTGCCGACTTGCACCTATCCGAAGACGATGTCACACATTGGGTGCAGTGGATGTTCCGGCGAGTGGGGCAGTTGTTTGACACCAAACTTCCTTTCCGTCCCGGTGTGACAACCGTGCTGCAAGAGGCACTCGATGCAGGTATCCCGATGGCGCTGGTCACCAATACCGCCCGGGTACTCACTGACCAGGCTTTGAAAACAATTGGCAGACGGTACTTTGAGGTCACAGTGTGTGGGGATGAAGTGTCTGAAGGAAAACCTGCGCCTGATATTTACTATGCGGCATCAACCCAATTGGGTTTGCACCCCGACGATTGCTTGGTTTTCGAAGATTCCCGTACTGGTATGACTGCTGCGTACACCGCAGGATGTCGGGTCGTAGGGGTTCCCACTGATTCGGACCTGGACACTCCGAGAGAGGTTCCACTGCTCCGAGACCTCACAGGCGGAGAGGCTGATCTCAGTGCCTTTAATCTCGGTCGAGTGAGGAATCTGTATGTGAATTATCCTCAGCGGTAG
- a CDS encoding thioesterase family protein — translation MSATQHDGLVPDAPAYFIAGGVSEGKDELGNPARVYTYLPTIHTESPWGAGGFQHGSPPAALVAVTLEEGAREHGVDLSAGRFARMTVEILGAVPLSALFATVRVVRPGRRISMLETTIRDESGRAFIRGTGWWVRAANTADIERCVAPAIPGPEKGRPATEFVDQWSSGYIDSIQVVRTELSGEDSSDYAARNPAVYWSRSEFPVVEGREDSSWVRLMKTVDIANGLNTVLDPKKWVYMNVDLSVYLHRPLNGEWVGLSAEANYGPDGMGTTVSRIYDVNGPVGTVNQAIMLERAH, via the coding sequence ATGTCGGCCACACAACACGATGGGCTTGTTCCAGACGCACCGGCCTACTTCATTGCCGGGGGCGTGAGTGAGGGTAAAGACGAGTTAGGCAACCCAGCCCGCGTATATACTTACCTCCCCACGATCCATACGGAATCTCCGTGGGGTGCTGGCGGATTCCAACACGGCTCTCCCCCAGCAGCACTTGTGGCAGTGACGCTGGAGGAAGGCGCTCGTGAACATGGTGTTGATCTTTCCGCTGGTCGATTCGCCCGAATGACTGTGGAAATCCTTGGAGCGGTTCCGTTAAGTGCCCTATTTGCAACCGTGCGCGTGGTGCGCCCTGGGCGTCGAATAAGCATGTTGGAAACGACGATTCGCGACGAGTCGGGACGAGCTTTCATCCGAGGCACAGGATGGTGGGTGCGGGCGGCCAATACCGCGGACATTGAACGTTGCGTGGCACCAGCGATTCCTGGTCCAGAAAAAGGCCGCCCAGCCACGGAGTTCGTTGACCAGTGGTCCAGTGGTTACATTGACTCAATTCAAGTAGTTCGGACGGAATTGAGTGGTGAGGATTCTTCGGACTACGCTGCAAGAAATCCGGCAGTCTACTGGTCCCGATCCGAGTTCCCAGTCGTTGAGGGCCGAGAAGATTCCAGCTGGGTTAGGCTCATGAAGACTGTGGACATTGCCAACGGCCTAAACACAGTCTTGGATCCTAAAAAATGGGTCTACATGAACGTAGATTTGAGCGTTTACCTGCATCGTCCGCTGAACGGTGAGTGGGTTGGGCTTTCTGCAGAGGCCAACTATGGGCCTGACGGCATGGGCACAACCGTATCGCGCATTTACGACGTGAACGGTCCCGTGGGCACCGTCAACCAGGCGATTATGTTGGAGCGTGCCCACTAA